CTGAGGTGAAGTCTGGGGATAATTAGAGGAACTGGACTGGAAATTCTAACTCTCAGTCATCTAAAAAGCAGGAAGTTTCTGGAAAGGGGTATCAAGGAAAAGCTCCTTATTGTTCAAGGTGTGAGAGGCATCATGAGGGAAGATGCACTGTGACGTGTGGGAAGTGCAAGAAAATAGGGCACCTGACCAAGAACTACTAGTCAAAGACTACTGGTACTGCAAATCCTCCTGCTGCTAATACTGGTACAGTGAAGATGTGTTATGAGTGTGATCATAAGGGGCACTTTACAAATGAATGTCCAAACAAGAAAGGACCAGAGAAAGGAAGAGGAAGAGCCTTCAATATCAATGGTCACGAGGCTCGTGAGGACCCCGACTTGGTTACTGGTATGTTTCTTCTAAACAATCACATTCTTTCAGtactgtttgattgtggtgccaatagaagTTTCGTATCCATAGAATCTAGTTGCATGCTTGACAAAACCTATGTACCTATAGACACTAAGTACTGTATTGAACTAGTGAACGGTAAACTTATGAAGGCTAATAAAATCTACAAAGACTGTACCTTAGTTTTAGAAGGAAAACCATTTTGGGTGGACCTGATGCCTATTGAAATAGGAAGCTTTAACGTAGTAATAGGAATGGACTGGTTGTTTAAGAATAGAGTCGAAGTCGTGTGTTTCGAGAAGGCGATTCGTATACCCCTTGATAATGGAGAGAGTTTGATGGTTTATGGAGATAAAACTGGCATAAAACTTAACCTGATTTAGTACATGAAGGCACAAAAGTATTTAAGGAAAGGCTATCAAGCTATCCTTACACATGTGAAGGAGATCAAAACTGAAGaaaagcgaattgaagatgtaccaatTGTTAGAGAATTCCTAAACGTCTTTCCCGAAgaacttcctggtcttccacctcatagatcggtagaattccaaatagatctcgtactcggagctgcaccagttgcacgATCACCATATAGATTGGCACCATCGGAACTAAAAGAGTTGTCCAACCAATTACAAGAATTGTTGGAtagaggtttcattcgaccaagctcatCTCCGTGGGGAGCCCTCATTctttttgtcaaaaagaaggatggatcccttcgaatgtgtatcgactatcgcgagctgaataagttaactatcaagaacaggtatccactaccgagaatcgatgatctattcgaccaactacaagggtcatccgtatactctaagatcgatttgagatctggttatcaccaattgagggtgaagaatGAAGATATCTCCAAGACAGCATTTAGAACTcgctatggccattacgaattcctagtgatgccattcgggttaacaaatgctcctgcagtgttcatggaccttatgaatcgtgtatgcaatccCTATCTGGAAAAGTTTgtaatcgtgttcatcgatgacatcttggtataCTCGA
This window of the Rutidosis leptorrhynchoides isolate AG116_Rl617_1_P2 chromosome 7, CSIRO_AGI_Rlap_v1, whole genome shotgun sequence genome carries:
- the LOC139859830 gene encoding uncharacterized protein; translation: MCYECDHKGHFTNECPNKKGPEKGRGRAFNINGHEAREDPDLVTGMFLLNNHILSVLFDCGANRSFVSIESSCMLDKTYVPIDTKYCIELVNGKLMKANKIYKDCTLVLEGKPFWVDLMPIEIGSFNVVIGMDWLFKNRVEVVCFEKAIRIPLDNGESLMVYGDKTGIKLNLI